The following are from one region of the Amedibacterium intestinale genome:
- a CDS encoding LacI family DNA-binding transcriptional regulator: MKKATLNDVAQFAEVSKTTVSRYLKGENVRPEIAEKIEKAICEIGYTRKEQEVTDKNAENIEKEAVKSFAIFVENMNRGRTRRILDALEKELYARNFLFQIFITKNDPKLEEAYVTYCKDTGIDAIFIEDCSSVSEIQAYAEQKNLPVLFLNEHVEGCSMEMNEVQAGEMMGKYLLERECLSLHYLGSETKRGENRLKGIKNIYQKAHQPIDIVSTLCDGSYSDAFEKIKDIFTKRVDLILLGQEEYGISLSRYAREYHITIPENVSAATFCGYDLANVTSPRLTCVSVDYKVYAEDVMMAMEALLENKPMPEQRNIYTFKLGNSVR, from the coding sequence ATGAAAAAAGCTACCCTAAATGATGTAGCACAATTTGCAGAGGTTTCAAAAACTACAGTATCTCGTTATTTAAAGGGTGAAAATGTTCGACCTGAAATTGCGGAAAAAATAGAAAAGGCAATCTGTGAAATTGGTTATACAAGAAAAGAACAAGAAGTAACAGATAAAAATGCAGAAAATATAGAGAAAGAAGCTGTGAAATCATTTGCTATCTTTGTAGAAAATATGAATCGAGGGCGTACTCGTCGAATCCTTGATGCATTAGAGAAAGAATTGTATGCACGTAATTTCTTGTTTCAGATTTTCATCACAAAGAACGATCCAAAACTGGAAGAAGCCTATGTGACTTATTGTAAAGATACAGGTATAGATGCAATTTTTATAGAGGATTGTTCCTCAGTTTCTGAAATACAGGCATATGCAGAACAAAAAAATCTACCTGTTTTATTCTTAAATGAGCATGTAGAAGGCTGCAGTATGGAAATGAATGAGGTGCAGGCCGGTGAAATGATGGGGAAATATCTTCTAGAGCGAGAATGTCTTTCACTTCATTATCTTGGTAGTGAAACAAAACGTGGAGAAAACAGATTAAAAGGTATTAAAAATATTTATCAAAAGGCACATCAGCCTATTGATATCGTATCTACTTTGTGTGATGGAAGCTACAGTGATGCTTTTGAAAAAATCAAGGATATTTTTACAAAAAGAGTCGATCTGATTTTGTTAGGTCAAGAAGAATATGGAATTTCTTTAAGCAGATATGCAAGGGAATATCATATAACAATTCCGGAAAATGTATCTGCGGCAACATTTTGCGGATATGATTTGGCAAATGTAACAAGTCCAAGATTAACTTGTGTCAGTGTAGATTATAAAGTATATGCAGAAGATGTTATGATGGCTATGGAAGCATTGTTAGAGAATAAGCCAATGCCTGAACAAAGAAATATTTATACTTTTAAGTTAGGAAATAGTGTCAGATAA
- a CDS encoding DNA alkylation repair protein: MDINKEYDEVKKLLEDQKNESQAISMARYMKNKFLFYGIPASKRKEVYKGILKREKNQKRINWELLDKCYQDEYREMQYFVCDYLRMMQKYIGFEDISNIQKYIQTKSWWDSVDCFNQILGNMALKDKRVKEIMLLWAEDEDMWLRRVALNHQLGKKEKTDSVLLEKILVKNLNSSEFFINKAIGWSLRDYSKTNPAWVRDFLARYDDGLANLSKKEASKYI, encoded by the coding sequence ATGGATATAAATAAAGAATATGACGAAGTTAAAAAACTATTAGAAGATCAAAAAAATGAATCGCAAGCAATATCTATGGCACGTTATATGAAAAATAAGTTTTTATTTTATGGGATACCTGCTTCAAAAAGAAAAGAGGTTTATAAAGGAATTTTAAAAAGAGAAAAAAACCAGAAACGAATTAACTGGGAGCTGCTTGATAAGTGTTATCAAGATGAATATAGAGAAATGCAGTATTTTGTATGTGATTACTTAAGAATGATGCAGAAATATATTGGATTTGAAGATATTTCGAATATACAAAAGTATATACAAACAAAATCATGGTGGGACAGTGTAGACTGTTTTAATCAAATTTTAGGAAATATGGCTTTAAAGGATAAGCGTGTAAAGGAAATCATGCTTTTATGGGCAGAAGATGAAGATATGTGGCTTAGAAGAGTCGCTTTAAATCATCAGCTTGGAAAAAAAGAAAAAACAGATAGTGTACTGCTGGAAAAAATTCTAGTGAAAAACCTTAATAGCAGTGAATTTTTTATTAATAAAGCGATCGGATGGAGTTTGCGAGATTATTCGAAAACCAATCCTGCATGGGTACGTGATTTTTTAGCTCGATACGATGATGGACTTGCTAATCTTAGTAAAAAAGAAGCCAGTAAATATATATAG
- a CDS encoding DUF1648 domain-containing protein encodes MEIQQKNMDKICNVLCLILFACTFIALLFMWKGMPNKIPVHFNLLGEADEWGSKSQCWLFPVMSLFVYIGIGAVINFPGIYNNPVIIKKKNKKQVYSFIQHLFATTRLLVVCVLTYISFEMIFQIQLPVFLFFGILFLAFINVIFWFYKIMKLE; translated from the coding sequence ATGGAAATACAACAGAAAAACATGGATAAGATTTGTAATGTTTTATGCCTAATCTTGTTTGCTTGTACATTCATTGCACTTTTATTTATGTGGAAAGGAATGCCGAATAAGATACCTGTACATTTTAATCTTTTGGGTGAAGCAGATGAGTGGGGAAGTAAATCACAATGCTGGCTGTTTCCTGTTATGTCTTTGTTTGTTTATATAGGTATTGGAGCTGTTATAAATTTTCCTGGTATCTACAACAATCCTGTTATTATAAAAAAGAAAAACAAGAAACAAGTTTATTCTTTCATTCAACATCTTTTTGCCACAACAAGGTTATTGGTGGTCTGCGTACTGACTTATATATCTTTTGAGATGATTTTTCAAATACAATTACCTGTGTTTTTATTTTTTGGTATCCTTTTTCTTGCATTTATCAATGTCATCTTTTGGTTTTATAAGATAATGAAGCTGGAGTAA
- the bcp gene encoding thioredoxin-dependent thiol peroxidase — MLETGTKAIDFTLPDENGNLISLHDFLGKKVVVYFYPKDSTPGCTKQACAFKDAYNIYKEKDIVVIGISKDSSKSHLNFKTKYELPFILLSDTETKVIQEYDVWKEKKLYGRTYMGVTRSTYVIDENGIIIKTFEKASPATNAQDILDYLQEQA; from the coding sequence ATGTTAGAAACAGGTACAAAGGCAATTGATTTTACACTTCCAGATGAAAATGGAAATTTGATTTCTCTTCATGATTTTTTAGGCAAAAAAGTAGTTGTATACTTTTATCCAAAAGATTCTACTCCAGGGTGTACAAAGCAGGCATGTGCATTTAAAGATGCTTACAATATCTATAAAGAAAAAGATATCGTGGTGATTGGTATCAGTAAGGATTCCAGTAAATCACATTTAAATTTTAAGACCAAATATGAACTTCCATTTATCTTGCTATCTGATACAGAAACAAAAGTAATTCAGGAGTATGATGTATGGAAAGAAAAGAAACTGTATGGCAGAACTTATATGGGAGTTACCCGTTCTACTTATGTTATTGATGAAAATGGAATTATTATCAAAACATTTGAGAAAGCTTCTCCTGCTACAAATGCACAGGATATCTTAGATTATTTACAAGAGCAGGCATAA
- a CDS encoding PRC-barrel domain-containing protein, with amino-acid sequence MRFSDICGKEVINIADGCLIGHVADLEFDSRTFEIFAIYATPCKSFVKKIFPWIFPVEQIQISVSEIENIHGDVILVHFHS; translated from the coding sequence ATGAGATTTAGCGATATATGTGGGAAAGAAGTCATTAATATAGCAGATGGGTGTTTAATCGGACATGTCGCAGATTTAGAATTTGATTCACGAACTTTTGAGATTTTTGCGATTTATGCGACACCTTGCAAATCCTTTGTGAAAAAGATATTTCCATGGATATTCCCAGTTGAACAAATTCAAATTTCGGTATCAGAAATAGAAAATATTCATGGAGATGTCATTTTGGTACATTTTCACTCTTAA
- the sigG gene encoding RNA polymerase sporulation sigma factor SigG has product MSRYKVEISGIRTSDLNVLTNTQMKELFIKLKEGDENAKEELIQGNLKLVLSIVQRFSSRCENMDDLFQVGCIGLVKSIDNFDLSHEVRFSTYAVPMIMGEIKRYLRDNQVIRVSRHLKDLAYKAFRLKEEYMHEHQKEPSVKWLAKQLEVKEKDIVDALDSTQSVISIFEPVYNGDGDELYLLDQIKDDKDEVEHLNNLMALKRSLAQLRGKEKEIIEKRYYQDKTQMEIANELGISQAQVSRLEKNAIAQLKKEFES; this is encoded by the coding sequence ATGAGTCGTTATAAAGTAGAAATCAGTGGAATTCGAACTTCTGATTTAAATGTTTTAACAAACACGCAGATGAAAGAATTGTTTATTAAGTTAAAGGAAGGAGATGAAAATGCGAAAGAGGAGTTAATTCAGGGGAATTTAAAGCTTGTATTATCTATCGTTCAGCGGTTTTCATCTCGCTGTGAAAATATGGATGATTTGTTTCAGGTAGGATGTATTGGGCTGGTAAAATCCATTGATAATTTTGATTTATCGCATGAAGTACGATTTTCTACTTATGCGGTTCCTATGATCATGGGAGAAATCAAACGATATTTGCGAGACAATCAGGTTATAAGGGTAAGTCGTCATTTAAAAGATCTGGCATATAAAGCTTTTCGATTAAAAGAAGAATATATGCATGAACATCAAAAAGAACCATCTGTCAAATGGCTTGCGAAACAGCTGGAAGTAAAGGAAAAGGATATTGTTGATGCATTGGATTCAACACAAAGTGTAATTAGTATTTTTGAACCAGTATATAATGGAGATGGAGATGAATTATATTTGTTAGATCAAATTAAGGATGATAAAGATGAAGTGGAACATTTAAATAATCTGATGGCATTAAAAAGAAGTCTTGCCCAGTTAAGAGGAAAAGAAAAAGAAATTATTGAGAAACGCTATTATCAGGATAAAACGCAGATGGAAATCGCAAATGAATTAGGAATTTCACAGGCACAGGTATCTAGATTGGAGAAAAATGCGATTGCACAGTTAAAGAAAGAGTTTGAGAGTTAG
- a CDS encoding rhodanese-like domain-containing protein, giving the protein MLFKKKPSFDAYVEQGKVDPNIVFIDVREKEEYLQGHVNKSINIPLSNIQNIKIEKSKSLYVYCLSGARSKMACMYLKQMGYHDITNIGGIAKSKKGYLQ; this is encoded by the coding sequence ATGTTATTTAAGAAAAAACCATCATTTGATGCCTATGTAGAACAAGGAAAAGTCGATCCAAATATCGTATTTATAGATGTAAGAGAAAAAGAAGAATATCTTCAGGGACATGTAAATAAAAGCATAAATATTCCGCTTTCAAATATTCAAAATATTAAAATAGAGAAATCCAAATCTCTTTACGTATACTGTCTGAGTGGGGCAAGAAGTAAAATGGCATGTATGTATTTAAAACAAATGGGATACCATGATATAACAAATATTGGAGGTATTGCGAAATCTAAAAAAGGATACCTGCAATAA
- the sigK gene encoding RNA polymerase sporulation sigma factor SigK, which yields MLRKLWKIFEFLFIPEKRSEVFYIQGGDVLPKPLEKEEEQKALIALEQGDEEARNTLIEHNLRLVVYIAKRYETNPVFMEDLISIGSIGLIKAVNTFKRDKNIKLVTYASRCIENEILMFLRKKSRRKVEVSFDEPLNIDYDGNELLLSDILGTEDDLVTKEFEKQENKRELMEAMATLKERERQILQMRYGIGQEELTQKDIAQKLGISQSYISRLEKKIIEKLKIQLKKKQF from the coding sequence ATGTTAAGAAAGTTATGGAAGATTTTTGAGTTTTTATTTATACCAGAGAAAAGAAGCGAAGTGTTTTATATACAGGGGGGAGATGTACTTCCAAAGCCATTAGAGAAAGAAGAAGAACAAAAAGCTTTGATTGCGCTTGAACAAGGAGATGAAGAGGCAAGAAATACTTTGATAGAACACAATCTTCGTTTAGTTGTATATATCGCAAAACGTTATGAAACAAATCCTGTGTTTATGGAAGATTTAATTAGTATTGGATCAATTGGGCTGATTAAAGCTGTAAATACATTTAAAAGAGATAAAAATATTAAACTCGTAACGTATGCATCACGTTGTATAGAAAATGAGATTTTAATGTTTTTACGTAAAAAAAGCAGAAGAAAAGTGGAGGTAAGCTTTGATGAACCACTAAATATTGATTATGATGGGAATGAACTTTTATTATCTGATATTCTTGGTACAGAAGATGATTTAGTAACGAAAGAATTTGAAAAACAGGAAAATAAAAGAGAATTGATGGAGGCAATGGCTACCTTAAAAGAAAGAGAACGCCAGATTTTACAAATGCGTTATGGTATTGGACAAGAAGAATTAACCCAAAAAGATATTGCGCAGAAACTGGGAATCTCTCAATCGTATATTTCACGTCTAGAAAAGAAAATTATAGAGAAGTTAAAAATACAGCTGAAAAAGAAACAGTTTTGA
- a CDS encoding sigma-E processing peptidase SpoIIGA yields the protein MESYIEVTFLTNGFIILLSVQIAQYITLRPVDTKNSICYALLISLFSVMLWEKWSVYMLITLELLFCLTLFKYAIKTWIFAYLYRWLLMLTCFVVWQGSFHNLTWFVPIHCPFLYIWIGCSFTFLLLYKKWNLWVAKRSCLYTIYVLTSLGWKKMKGYLDSGNLLQENGLPVLFLHKKYGSVFKDKDIHYIQMEGISYSNTIETIQTQVYLAGCQKHEVYICLQQEIRLPMHAQVLLNMNLMMMG from the coding sequence ATGGAAAGCTATATAGAAGTTACCTTTCTAACAAACGGATTTATTATTTTATTGTCTGTACAAATTGCACAATATATTACCCTTCGACCTGTAGATACAAAAAATTCTATATGTTATGCATTATTAATATCATTATTTTCGGTTATGCTTTGGGAAAAATGGAGTGTATATATGCTTATCACTTTAGAACTTCTATTTTGTCTGACATTGTTTAAATATGCGATAAAAACATGGATATTTGCATACCTGTATAGATGGCTTTTGATGTTAACGTGCTTTGTTGTATGGCAAGGAAGCTTTCATAATCTTACTTGGTTTGTACCGATTCACTGTCCTTTCTTGTATATATGGATAGGATGCAGCTTTACTTTTCTTCTTTTATATAAAAAATGGAATTTGTGGGTAGCAAAACGATCTTGTCTATATACGATCTATGTTTTAACATCACTTGGATGGAAAAAGATGAAAGGGTATTTAGATAGTGGAAATTTATTACAGGAAAATGGATTGCCAGTACTGTTTCTTCATAAAAAGTATGGTTCTGTATTTAAAGATAAAGACATACACTATATACAAATGGAAGGTATTTCCTACAGTAATACAATTGAAACAATCCAGACACAGGTATATTTAGCTGGATGTCAGAAACATGAGGTATATATTTGTTTACAGCAGGAAATAAGGCTTCCAATGCATGCACAGGTGCTTTTAAATATGAATCTTATGATGATGGGGTGA
- a CDS encoding Rpn family recombination-promoting nuclease/putative transposase: MYSEKDKVYPIMLSIYHDIGIDKQYSYFIMKMDISYLSFINIISDQEVSKEELMNMGKQDIALKSYFKNNDRFADLINTGIYNGIQVVKPDDLEELDTDSSLYIHTQGMKIPLARVRDVIRKSAGDCEYVIYGVENQSSIHYAMPLRVMMYDTLTYEAECRQFVNAGRNRKDSEYLSKMRKKDRIHPVFTLVIYYGEAPWDGARSLKDMMVDMPKWMEKRFNDYPMKLLEIGTCRNTFQNQDIFNFIKIIQLLYSDKVEELQRYYANVKVGRDTAELVGTITENEEILNYVKEHKDEEEINMCEATKRWEQRWTRKITDGFINMMGVRKEGEENLAPEEAIERLESKGRIEGEKKGIAKEKMEIAQKMKKEGCSKELIEKVTGILL; this comes from the coding sequence ATGTATAGTGAAAAGGATAAAGTGTATCCAATCATGCTTTCCATATATCACGATATCGGTATAGACAAACAATATTCTTATTTTATAATGAAGATGGATATCTCTTATCTTTCCTTCATCAATATTATATCCGATCAAGAAGTATCAAAAGAGGAGCTGATGAATATGGGAAAACAGGATATCGCACTAAAATCTTATTTCAAAAATAATGATCGCTTTGCGGATTTAATTAACACAGGCATATACAATGGTATACAGGTTGTTAAACCTGATGATTTGGAAGAACTTGATACGGATTCATCGCTGTATATCCATACGCAGGGGATGAAGATTCCCCTTGCAAGAGTAAGAGATGTTATCCGAAAATCTGCAGGAGATTGTGAATATGTGATTTATGGGGTTGAAAATCAATCCAGTATCCATTATGCAATGCCTTTGCGTGTGATGATGTATGATACTTTGACCTATGAAGCAGAATGCAGACAGTTTGTAAATGCGGGAAGAAACAGGAAAGACAGTGAATATCTTTCTAAAATGCGAAAAAAGGATCGTATTCATCCAGTATTTACACTAGTCATATATTATGGAGAAGCACCATGGGATGGGGCAAGAAGTCTGAAAGACATGATGGTGGATATGCCGAAATGGATGGAAAAAAGATTCAATGACTATCCTATGAAGCTGCTGGAAATAGGAACCTGCAGAAATACATTTCAAAATCAGGATATCTTCAATTTCATAAAGATCATACAGCTTTTATACAGTGATAAAGTAGAAGAACTGCAAAGGTATTATGCGAATGTAAAAGTAGGAAGAGATACAGCAGAACTGGTAGGAACAATAACGGAAAATGAAGAAATATTAAACTATGTAAAAGAACATAAAGATGAGGAGGAAATCAACATGTGCGAAGCAACGAAGAGATGGGAACAAAGATGGACACGAAAAATTACAGATGGATTCATCAATATGATGGGAGTAAGAAAAGAAGGAGAAGAAAACCTTGCCCCTGAAGAGGCCATCGAAAGACTAGAATCAAAAGGCAGGATAGAAGGCGAAAAGAAAGGCATAGCGAAAGAGAAAATGGAAATAGCACAGAAAATGAAAAAGGAAGGCTGCAGCAAAGAACTTATAGAAAAAGTTACAGGTATCCTTCTTTAA
- a CDS encoding transcription repressor NadR, with product MSRRDEILTEIKKSDVPVSAGTLAKKFHVSRQIIVGDVALLRAEGNKIIATPRGYVLEEKKVLERKIAVCHTKEQIQEELYTIVDMGGFVKDVIVEHEVYGELCGKMHIASRYDVDCFLKRVQQVEPLSYLTHGLHLHTITFPDEETFHRIEKALEEKGFLYHA from the coding sequence ATGAGTCGAAGAGATGAGATATTAACAGAAATAAAAAAGAGTGATGTTCCTGTTTCAGCAGGAACACTTGCGAAAAAATTTCATGTATCGAGACAGATTATTGTTGGAGATGTTGCTTTGTTAAGAGCAGAAGGAAATAAGATAATTGCGACACCTCGCGGTTACGTATTAGAAGAGAAAAAAGTACTAGAAAGAAAAATTGCTGTTTGTCATACGAAGGAACAAATTCAGGAAGAATTATATACAATTGTTGATATGGGCGGTTTTGTTAAGGATGTAATTGTGGAACATGAAGTTTATGGAGAACTGTGCGGAAAGATGCATATAGCATCTCGATATGATGTGGATTGTTTTTTAAAACGTGTACAGCAGGTAGAACCATTGTCGTATCTCACTCATGGATTGCATTTACATACCATTACATTTCCAGATGAAGAAACCTTTCATAGAATTGAAAAGGCTTTGGAGGAAAAGGGGTTTTTATATCACGCATAA
- a CDS encoding coenzyme F420-0:L-glutamate ligase, whose translation MERKVGTISRGVRCPIIREKDDLANIVVNSVMEAAESEGFALRDRDVVAVTESIVARSQGNYVSVDAIAADVKEKLGGETVGVIFPILSRNRFAICLRGIAKGAKKIVLMLSYPSDEVGNELVSIEKLDDAGINPYSDVLTLEKYRELFGENKHEFTGVDYVEYYGNLIRECGAEVEIIFANNPKTILNYTKNVINCDIHTRARTKRILLKHGAERVCGLDDLMTSSVNGSGYNEKYGLLGSNKSTEDMVKLFPRECQDLVEDIQKSLKEKTGKHIEVMVYGDGAFKDPQGKIWELADPVVSPAYTSGLEGTPNELKLKYLADNDFADLNGEELQHAIEEKIKEKDDNLKGNMASQGTTPRKLTDLIGSLCDLTSGSGDKGTPIVLVQGYFDNFTN comes from the coding sequence ATGGAAAGAAAAGTAGGAACAATTTCAAGAGGTGTACGATGCCCAATTATTCGTGAGAAAGATGATTTGGCAAACATTGTAGTAAACAGTGTGATGGAAGCGGCTGAATCAGAAGGTTTTGCACTTCGTGATCGTGATGTTGTTGCAGTTACAGAATCTATTGTGGCTAGATCACAGGGGAATTATGTAAGTGTTGATGCAATTGCAGCGGATGTCAAAGAAAAACTGGGAGGAGAAACTGTTGGTGTTATTTTCCCAATTTTAAGTCGTAACCGTTTTGCTATCTGTCTTCGCGGTATTGCGAAAGGGGCAAAGAAAATCGTTTTAATGCTTAGTTATCCAAGTGATGAAGTTGGAAATGAACTTGTAAGCATTGAGAAACTTGATGATGCAGGCATCAATCCATACAGTGATGTTTTAACACTAGAAAAATATCGTGAATTATTTGGAGAAAACAAACATGAGTTTACTGGAGTAGACTATGTAGAATACTATGGCAACTTGATTCGTGAATGCGGTGCAGAAGTAGAAATTATTTTTGCGAATAATCCAAAAACAATTTTGAATTATACAAAAAATGTAATTAACTGTGATATTCACACAAGAGCACGTACAAAACGTATTCTTCTAAAACATGGTGCTGAAAGAGTATGTGGACTTGATGATCTTATGACTTCTTCTGTTAATGGAAGCGGATATAATGAAAAATATGGATTATTAGGTTCAAATAAATCAACAGAAGATATGGTTAAACTGTTCCCAAGAGAGTGTCAGGATTTAGTTGAAGATATTCAGAAATCTCTTAAAGAAAAAACAGGGAAACATATTGAAGTTATGGTATATGGGGATGGTGCATTTAAAGATCCTCAAGGTAAAATCTGGGAATTGGCTGATCCAGTTGTATCTCCTGCTTATACAAGTGGTTTGGAAGGAACTCCAAATGAATTAAAATTAAAATATTTAGCAGATAATGATTTTGCGGATTTAAATGGAGAAGAACTGCAGCATGCCATTGAAGAAAAAATCAAAGAAAAAGATGATAACTTAAAAGGAAATATGGCTTCTCAGGGGACTACTCCTAGAAAACTTACTGATTTGATTGGTTCTTTATGTGACTTGACAAGTGGTTCTGGTGATAAAGGAACTCCAATTGTTTTAGTACAGGGATACTTTGATAATTTCACAAATTAA
- a CDS encoding metallophosphoesterase family protein, translating into MKLVVVSDSHGKADILEEIVLKHPDAAAYLHCGDIDAPQEYYPEYTIVRGNNDLFYDYPDYRILEVGKHRIYMAHSHSFSYLHRLEQMAKTARENRCDIFCYGHTHVAKDETIDGVRLINPGSLWRSRDGRAPSYAILTLNEENVDVEFIFLPQKKSKFF; encoded by the coding sequence ATGAAGCTAGTTGTCGTTAGCGACAGTCATGGAAAAGCAGATATCCTGGAAGAAATTGTTTTAAAGCATCCAGATGCTGCTGCATATCTTCATTGCGGGGATATAGATGCACCACAGGAATACTATCCGGAATATACAATTGTAAGAGGGAATAACGATCTTTTTTACGACTATCCGGATTATCGCATTCTAGAGGTTGGAAAACATCGTATTTATATGGCGCATTCACATAGCTTTTCTTATCTTCATCGATTGGAACAAATGGCAAAAACAGCACGTGAAAATCGTTGTGACATCTTCTGTTATGGGCATACGCATGTCGCAAAGGATGAAACGATAGATGGTGTTCGTTTGATTAATCCAGGTTCTTTATGGAGAAGCAGAGATGGAAGAGCTCCATCCTATGCAATCCTTACTCTTAATGAAGAAAACGTTGATGTAGAGTTCATTTTTCTCCCACAGAAAAAAAGTAAGTTTTTCTGA
- a CDS encoding GerMN domain-containing protein: MKQLKKKIALLFGGLALVSYLSFTYFPFKTQDTPVLSLQEEESYMQVYLLDKENTLVPVSISVNPDTSIEDKLQLLIAYMSGKQKIDNFKPLFKKECILKTVSLQDHTAVLYFNESFKNYDKKQELRLLESLAWGVTQFSDITDVKLMLDNQELKEMPLDHTPIPATLNRQIGINHFETKASTLHDSHTITVFATRKIDGVVYMVPQSRRVPYDVNTMEEEIEQIVSDVQVSANLSQPLYDDNITLHSSHFENGVLSVDVKGNLLGSDREIKQDAYNCLILSLSMLEGVEELQVKVDGVILSPFENKNSISVNDLVYNEVRF, from the coding sequence ATGAAACAACTTAAGAAAAAAATTGCCTTGTTGTTTGGGGGACTGGCACTTGTCAGTTATCTTTCATTTACTTATTTTCCTTTTAAAACGCAGGATACACCTGTTTTATCTTTGCAGGAAGAAGAATCTTATATGCAGGTATATTTGCTGGATAAAGAAAATACATTGGTCCCTGTAAGCATTTCTGTAAATCCGGATACAAGTATTGAAGATAAATTACAGCTTCTGATAGCGTATATGAGTGGAAAACAGAAAATTGATAACTTTAAGCCCTTATTTAAAAAAGAATGTATTTTAAAAACAGTTTCATTACAAGATCATACAGCTGTATTGTATTTTAATGAATCTTTTAAAAATTATGATAAAAAACAGGAATTACGCTTATTAGAGTCTTTGGCTTGGGGAGTTACACAGTTTTCAGATATCACAGATGTAAAGCTGATGCTGGATAATCAGGAGTTAAAAGAAATGCCGTTAGATCATACACCAATTCCTGCAACTTTAAATAGACAAATAGGTATCAATCATTTTGAAACAAAGGCTTCTACTCTGCATGATTCTCATACAATAACTGTCTTTGCGACAAGAAAGATCGATGGAGTGGTTTATATGGTACCGCAAAGTAGAAGAGTGCCTTATGATGTAAATACGATGGAAGAAGAAATCGAGCAAATCGTAAGTGATGTACAGGTATCTGCCAATTTAAGTCAGCCTCTATATGATGATAATATTACTTTGCATTCGAGTCATTTTGAAAATGGAGTGCTTAGTGTTGATGTGAAGGGAAATCTTTTAGGAAGTGATCGTGAAATAAAACAAGATGCATATAATTGTCTGATACTTTCTTTATCTATGCTGGAGGGAGTTGAAGAACTGCAGGTAAAAGTAGATGGAGTTATCCTCTCTCCTTTTGAAAACAAAAATAGTATTTCTGTAAATGATCTTGTTTATAATGAAGTGCGTTTTTAA